One segment of Octopus sinensis linkage group LG27, ASM634580v1, whole genome shotgun sequence DNA contains the following:
- the LOC118768206 gene encoding zinc finger protein 679-like isoform X3, with amino-acid sequence MEKSEKLQELVTSEQIIKEKKNLSYDCDICKKVFSLKGNLISHKCIHAGEKPLHCDICGRSFTYNSEIIRHKRGDTFSVSNSLTQHKRIHHTGERPYHCDICGKSFSQNYALTQHKRIHSGEKPYHCDICGKSFFNGSSLTQHKRIHTGEKPYRCDICGKSFSVSSSLTQHKRVHTGEKPYHCDICGKSFSQNSHLARHKHIHTGVKGKG; translated from the exons atggaaaagagtgagaaactTCAAGAATTGGTTACCTCtgaacaaattataaaagaaaagaaaaatttgtcttatgaCTGTGACATCTGTAAAAAGGTCTTCTCTCTCAAAGGTAACCTAATTTCGCACAAGTGTATTCatgcaggagagaaaccattgcactgtgatatctgtggtagatctTTCACTTACAATAGTGAGATAATTAGACACAAAC GTGGTGATACATTCTCTGTAAGTAATTCACTAACacaacataaacgtattcatcaTACAGGGGagaggccatatcactgtgatatctgtggtaaatcattctctcaaaattatGCCTTAAcacaacacaaacgtattcattctggggagaagccgtatcactgtgatatttgtggtaaatcattctttaatGGCAGTTCGTTAAcacaacacaaacgtattcatacaggagagaagccatatcgttgtgatatctgtggtaaatc ATTCTCTGTAAGTAGTTCACTAACacaacacaaacgtgttcatacaggagagaagccatatcattgtgatatctgtggtaaatcattctctcagaatagtCACTTAgcaagacacaaacatattcatacaggggtGAAAGGAAAAGGGTAG
- the LOC118768206 gene encoding zinc finger protein 679-like isoform X2, which produces MEKSEKLQELVTSEQIIKEKKNLSYDCDICKKVFSLKGNLISHKCIHAGEKPLHCDICGRSFTYNSEIIRHKLSHTGEKPYHCDICGQSFSQNSTLTAHKRIHTGEKPYHCEICGDTFSVSNSLTQHKRIHHTGERPYHCDICGKSFSQNYALTQHKRIHSGEKPYHCDICGKSFSVSSSLTQHKRVHTGEKPYHCDICGKSFSQNSHLARHKHIHTGVKGKG; this is translated from the exons atggaaaagagtgagaaactTCAAGAATTGGTTACCTCtgaacaaattataaaagaaaagaaaaatttgtcttatgaCTGTGACATCTGTAAAAAGGTCTTCTCTCTCAAAGGTAACCTAATTTCGCACAAGTGTATTCatgcaggagagaaaccattgcactgtgatatctgtggtagatctTTCACTTACAATAGTGAGATAATTAGACACAAACTCagtcatactggagagaaaccgtatcattgtgatatatgtggtcaatcattctctcaaa acAGTACCTTAACtgcacacaaacgcattcacacaggagagaaaccctatcattGTGAAATTTGTGGTGATACATTCTCTGTAAGTAATTCACTAACacaacataaacgtattcatcaTACAGGGGagaggccatatcactgtgatatctgtggtaaatcattctctcaaaattatGCCTTAAcacaacacaaacgtattcattctggggagaagccgtatcactgtgatatttgtggtaaatc ATTCTCTGTAAGTAGTTCACTAACacaacacaaacgtgttcatacaggagagaagccatatcattgtgatatctgtggtaaatcattctctcagaatagtCACTTAgcaagacacaaacatattcatacaggggtGAAAGGAAAAGGGTAG
- the LOC118768206 gene encoding zinc finger protein 239-like isoform X1 has product MEKSEKLQELVTSEQIIKEKKNLSYDCDICKKVFSLKGNLISHKCIHAGEKPLHCDICGRSFTYNSEIIRHKLSHTGEKPYHCDICGQSFSQNSTLTAHKRIHTGEKPYHCEICGDTFSVSNSLTQHKRIHHTGERPYHCDICGKSFSQNYALTQHKRIHSGEKPYHCDICGKSFFNGSSLTQHKRIHTGEKPYRCDICGKSFSVSSSLTQHKRVHTGEKPYHCDICGKSFSQNSHLARHKHIHTGVKGKG; this is encoded by the exons atggaaaagagtgagaaactTCAAGAATTGGTTACCTCtgaacaaattataaaagaaaagaaaaatttgtcttatgaCTGTGACATCTGTAAAAAGGTCTTCTCTCTCAAAGGTAACCTAATTTCGCACAAGTGTATTCatgcaggagagaaaccattgcactgtgatatctgtggtagatctTTCACTTACAATAGTGAGATAATTAGACACAAACTCagtcatactggagagaaaccgtatcattgtgatatatgtggtcaatcattctctcaaa acAGTACCTTAACtgcacacaaacgcattcacacaggagagaaaccctatcattGTGAAATTTGTGGTGATACATTCTCTGTAAGTAATTCACTAACacaacataaacgtattcatcaTACAGGGGagaggccatatcactgtgatatctgtggtaaatcattctctcaaaattatGCCTTAAcacaacacaaacgtattcattctggggagaagccgtatcactgtgatatttgtggtaaatcattctttaatGGCAGTTCGTTAAcacaacacaaacgtattcatacaggagagaagccatatcgttgtgatatctgtggtaaatc ATTCTCTGTAAGTAGTTCACTAACacaacacaaacgtgttcatacaggagagaagccatatcattgtgatatctgtggtaaatcattctctcagaatagtCACTTAgcaagacacaaacatattcatacaggggtGAAAGGAAAAGGGTAG